The DNA sequence CTCTTTATTCGTCGCGTTTAGCTCGCTATTTATCGATTTTAGTTTGGCTTTTGACTCGGCTTTTTTATTTGCGTTTTCGAGGCTCGCTTCAAGCTCGCTTATTTTTTTTCTGTCCGCGTTTTGCTCTTTTTCTAGAGCTTCTATCCTGCTTTTGGTTAAATTTTGAGCGTTTAGCGCCTGGGCATTATATTCGCTCGCGATCCTTTTTATTTCGGTGTCTTTTAGTCCTAGCTCGTTTGTAAGCCTAGCGTTTTCGCTCTTTAGTTTTGCGGCCTCCTCGGTCGCAGTTCTTAGTTCGCTTTCAAATTTAGCTTTAGCAGCAGTCGCTTCATTTTTCAGTTCGTCATTTTGAGCTTCGAGCCGTTTTAACGCATTTTGGCTCTCGTTTTGCGTTTTAGCGCTTGATTTGTCAAATTCGCTCTGCTTTTTTTCAAGCTCGGCTTTTAGAGTCTTGATCTCGCTGCGAAGCGAAGTCAAATTTTGCTCTAAATTTTTATTTTTTTCGTTTTCTTCCTGCGCTTTGGCTAGTTTTTCATTTAGCTCGTCAATCGCGCTTAGGCGCTGCTTGTCGTTAGCGCTAGCGGCTTGTTTTCGTCTGGTTTCCAGCTCGGCTTGTTGATCGTTTAAGAGATTTGAGATTTCTAGATTTTTACCGACTAGATCGACGTTGTCGTCATAAAGCAGCTTATTTTGAGCGCGCAGGACGCGGATTTGTTCTTTTAGCTCGTCCTCATCGCCTAAAATAGGAGCGTCCGTATAGTTCGCATCCAAATTTCTAGCATATTTTTCTTGCGGTAAAGCTTGACTTTGGATAGCCGAATTTGTCTCGTCCGTACCGCCTACGCTCTCGTTTTTAGGCACTTCTTCGACGTTCATTATCTGCACGGCGAGTTCCGTTGGCCTTGCAGACGGCTTCGTAAACTCGAAATACAAATAATACCCGCCCAGCGTGAGCAAACAACCGCAGATAAAAAATAAGACTAAATTTAACGCTCTCAACTCTATTTTTCCTTGATGTCTTGGACTACCTTATGCGCGTGATTTAGCGCGAGCACGATCGAGCCGCCGTTTTTTAGCACGATGTCGCCGCCGATATATAGACCGCCGACGCTGCTTTCATAGTGCTCGTTTACGACCGGATCTTTATCTGCGTCAAGCTCTACTCCGCATTTTTGCAGAAAATCCACCGGAGTCGAGCCGCCGATGGCGTAGACGACCCTGTCGTAGACTCTGATTTTTCCGTTTGAAAAGTGCACCCTCACGCGTCCGGATTCGTTTTCGATCTCGGTGATATCGTGATTTAGTCGCACTTTTAGCTTATTTGCTTTTTCTAGTTCCCATAGCGCCGTTACGTTTACGTCGTTTACGCGGCTAAATTTATCCTTGCGGTACGCCAGCGTAGTTTTGTTGTATTGGCATAGCTCGATAGCGTACTCTACGGCCGAGTTTCCGCCGCCTACTACGAGAACTTTTTCGCCGCTAGAACAGGAGTTTAGGTTAAAATTTATAACGTTATTTAGCGAAGGCGGGATCTTGTAATCAGGTTTGTTCGGGCGTCCCATTTTACCGATACTTATCATCACGTTTTTGGCTTGATAGTCGCCCTTTGCGGTGTGCACGAAAAACAAACCGTCCTTTTTCTTTACGCTTTCGACCTCGGAGTTAAACACGGCCTCGATCTTTTCCTCGTCTAGCAACTTATCAAAATAATCAAGCGTGCTCTCCTTAGTGCCGTCCTCAAAGGACACGATACCGTGAATGGTGCTATCCTGACCTTTATACTCTTTATCCACGCGCTTATTGTCTTTGTAAAATTTTCTTATAGTTTGGCTGTGGTTGTCGCCCTTTTCGAGAAGCAAAACTTTTTTTAATCCATTGGCTCTCGCCTCTACGACGGTCGCGATACCGCAAGGGCCGCCGCCTATCACGATAATGTCGTAAACATCGCTCATTGTTTCTCTCCGATTTGATAATTTTTCATTAATGTAGCGAAAATTGTATTAAATTTTAAGAAATTCGCGAAATTTGGGATAAATTTAGTTTAAAAGCGACAAAAGCGGTCAAATTTGAAAGACAAAAGGCGGGCGTGAGTAAATTTGACTCGTTTAAATTCCGTAAATTTACGAGTCAAATTTGAGCTTTGTTAAATTTAAAGGGCGCAAATTTCATCAAATTTACGCCCGGTAAAGCTAAATTTTCTTTAAAAACTCAGCGATTAAAAACGCTAGTTCTAGCGACTGATCGGCGTTTAGGCGCGGATCGCACTGCGTTTCGTATCTGTGCGCGAGATCATCCTCGTTTAGTTTAAACGATCCGCCCGTGCACTCGGTCACGTCCTGCCCCGTCATCTCTAGATGCACGCCGCCCGCATGCGTGCCTTCGGCTCTATGTATCTCAAAAAAGCTCTGCACTTCGGCTAGGATTTTATCAAATTCGCGCGTCTTGTAGCCGTTTGCCGCCTTTATCGTGTTGCCGTGCATAGGATCGATGCTATATACGATATTTAGCCCTTCGCGTTTTACTTCGCGTAGGATTTTAGGTAGCCGCTCGCCGATTTTATCCGCGCCCATTCTGATGATTACGTTTAGTCTGCCCGCTTCGTTTTGCGGATTTAGCGCATTTGCGAGCGCGATGACGTCCTGCGCGGTTGCGTTTGGTCCGATCTTTACGCCTAGAGGATTGTGTACGCCGCTTAGAAAATGTACGTGGGCGTCGTTTACGCCGCGCGTGCGCTCGCCGATCCAGAGCATATGCGCCGAGCAGTCGTACCAGTCGCCGGTGAGGCTATCCTCTCTAGTGAGCGCCTCCTCGTACGGCAGCAAAAGCGCCTCGTGCGAGGTGTAGACCTTAGTTTCGCTGATTGCGGGCGTATTTGAGGCGTTTATGCCGCAAGCCCCCATAAACGCTAGAGTTTGGCTTAGCTGCCTGGCTAACTCGCCGTATTTAGCGTCGAGCTCGGGTTTTTTGATAAAGCCTAAGTTCCAGCGATTTACCTCGTGCAGATCGGCTAGACCGCCGCGAGAAAAGGCGCGAAGAAGGTTCATCGTGGATGCGCTTTGATAATACGCCTCGATCATGCGGTTTGGATCGGGTACGCGGGCATCTGGGTTAAATTCAAAGCCGTTTATGATGTCGCCGCGGTAGCTTGGTAGTTTTACGCTGCCTTGCTCCTCGTAGTCCGAGCTTCTAGGCTTGGCAAACTGACCCGCCACGCGCCCTACTTTTACGACGGGGCAGCGTCCGGCAAAGGTTAAAACGATCGCCATTTGTAGCATTACCTTAAACATATCGCGGATATTTACGGCGTTAAAATTTGAAAAACTCTCCGCACAGTCGCCCCCTTGTAGCAAAAATGCCTCGCCGTTGCAAACTTTTGCAAGGTCTTGTTTTAGGTTTCTAGCCTCTCCGGCAAAAACTAGCGGCGGCATCGTCTTTAGCTTATCTTCGGCCTTTTTTAGCAAGACCTCGTCGGGGTAGCTAGGCTGCTGCAAGATATTAAATTTTCTCCACGAATCTCTACTCCACATCTTTAAACCTTTTTAAAAATAACGCCGATTTTAACTAAAAGAACTTTTATTACAGATAAAATTTCAAATTTTACCCTCAAATTTGCCCTCGCTGCGCATTTTTGAGCCACATAAGTTTCGATTAACGACAAATAAATATAATTTTGCCAAAAAAGCGGAAAAATGAAGGACAAAAACCAAACCAAAATCGGCTTCATCTACGGCCTGTCGGTCTTTATGATCTGGGGCGTTTTTCCTATTTATTTTAAACAACTCAGCGCGCTTTCGGCTACCGAGATCGTCGCTCACCGTATCCTTTGGTCGGTGCTGCTTTTATTTTTACTGCTCAAATTTGGCCGCAAACTAGGCGCCGCAAAGAAAATTTTAAGTAACAAAAAAACCGCGTTTTGGCTATTTGTCACGGGGCTTCTAATCGCTGCCAACTGGTGGATCTACGTCTACGCCGTAAATATCGGCAAGATCGTGGAAACTAGCCTTGGATACTTCATAAATCCGCTCGTAAATATGCTCCTTGGCGTGCTGATTTTAAAAGAAAAGCTATCGCGCGCTGGCAAATTTGCCGTCGGCATCGTCTTTGTCGCTATCGGAGTGCAAATTTACGATGCGGGCGGCCTACCTATCATATCTATCATTTTGCCTATCACGTTTGGATTTTATTCGCTCATTAGAAAGCGCCTTAGCGTGCCCTCTTTAGAGGGGCTTTTCGTCGAAACCGCGCTCATAGCTCCCATTGCGCTCGTCGCGCTATTTTTCGTCGCAGCTAGCGGGCAAAATCACTTTAGCTTTTCGTGGTTCGGGCTCTTGATCGCTCTTTGCGGGCCTGCGACCGTCGTGCCGCTTTTGCTTTTTAACTCGGCGGCTACTAGGTTAAATTTGGGCACGATAGGCTATTTGCAGTATATCTCGCCTTCGATGCAGCTTTTGCTTGCCGTTTTTTACTACGGCGAGCAAGTTAGCGCGCTTAAGGCGCTGTCGTTTTTGCTGATCTGGAGCGCGCTTGCGGTGGTTAGCTTTAGCGCGATTTATAGTAAAAAAAGCAAAATTTCAGTATAACCGCAAATTTAAATCAAAAAAGGAAAAACAATGTCATCTATCGCATTTTACGCCGTCATCTGCGTCATAGCTGCGCTCGTGCTCTACGCGCAGATACAAAAGCTAACGAGAAAGATCGACGAGAACGGCACTCTAGCAAACAACTCCCCCGAGGCCGTACGTCAAATTTCGGTGCAAAAGTACAAGGATTTTTGCGAGATCATTAACGGCGAGCTAAGAGAGCTAAAGATGAAAGCGCTCTACGACGACGCCCTAAAAAACGAGAATTTAAAAGAAAAATTTTTAGAAAGCTTAAGCGAGATGAGCAAGAAGCTGACGTTTATCGAGACGATGAACACCGCTAGAAACCCAGACAAATGGGAAAGCGAGCTCTTTGAGGTGCTTAGCCGCCTAGACGATCTCGTCACGGAAAATTTCAAAGACGGCGAGCGCGCGGGCGACGAGATTAGGGAGCGTCTGGGCGCTGAGTTTAGCAAGCTGCAAAATTAAACCTTAAGTAAAAACGGGGTAATATCGCTTTTTTGATTTAACTCTATCTTTCTAAGGAAAAAACGGATGAGCTATACCAAAAAAGACCTCGTAACCGCTGCAAATTTAACCAAAGACGAAATTTATCATTTCCTAAATTTAGCCAAAGAGTTTAAAGCATTAAACAACTCCGAGACCAAAAAAGCAAAGTCGCTCTACGGCAAAACGACCGTAAACGCCTTTTTTGAAAACTCGACCAGGACGCGGACGAGCTTTGAGATCGCGGCCAAGCGCCTCGGAGCCGACGCTATAAATTTCACCGCCTCAAGCTCCAGCACCAAAAAAGGCGAAACACTCATCGACACCATCCATAACATCGTCGCGATGAAAACGGATATCGTAGTCGTGCGCCACTACAGCTCGGGCGCGGCTAAATTTATAGCTGAAAACACCGACGCTCACGTCGTAAACGCAGGCGACGGACTAAACGAACACCCTAGCCAGGCGCTGCTTGATCTCTTTACTATACTGGAAAATCGCGGCAGTCTAGAAAATCTCACGGTCGCCATCATCGGCGATATCTTTCACAGCCGCGTGGCGCGCTCAAATATCTACGTCCTAAAAACGCTCGGAGCCAAGGTTAAGCTCTTTGGTCCGCCGATGTTTTTAACTGGCATGGAGGCTTTTGGCTGTCAAATTTGCACCGATATGCGCGAGGCCGTCGAGGACTCGGACGTCATCATCATGCTGCGTATCCAGCTCGAGCGCCAGGATGATGAGATCGCATTTCCGTCCGTACGCGAATACTCCAAATTTTTCGGCCTAACCGCTAACAAAATGCAATACGCCAAAGAGGGCGTTATGATCCTGCACCCGGGTCCGATAAACCGCGGCGTCGAGATAAACTCCGACGTAGCCGACGATCCGCGTTACTCGCACGTGCTAAATCAGGTCGAAAACGGCGTCGCCGTCAGGATGGCGATCCTAGATACTCTCATCAAAAACAAAGGCGCAAAATGAAAACTCTCATCAAAAACGGCACGATCATAAACCACAACGGTTCGCAAAAAGCAAACATACTAATAGACGGCGACAAGATCGCTCTCATCACGGCTGACGAACCTGCGGCAGATAAAGTAATAGACGCTAGCGGCAAGCTCGTGATGCCTGGCCTAATCGATATGCACGTGCATTTTCGAGACCCGGGCCTTGAGTACAAAGACGACATAAACACGGGCTCGGAAACCGCGGTCGCCGGCGGCGTAACCACCTGCTGCCCGATGGCAAATACAAATCCCGTAAACGACAACGCCGTCGTCACGCGCGATATGGTAGCTAAAGCTAGAGCTCGAGGCCTCATCGACCTGCTACCAATCGGCGCGATAACGAGCAAGATGGACGGCAAAAAGTGCGTAGAGATGGGCGATATGACGCAGGCCGGCGCAGTAGCGTTTAGCGACGACGGTTTGCCCGTAGCCAGCAGCGACGTGATGAGATACGCGCTTGAGTACTCAAAGCACTTCGGCAGCTTCGTCATCAACCACTCCCAGGACTGCTCGCTATGCCGCGGCGGCCACATGAACGAAGGCCGCGTCTCGGCGATACTAGGCATCAAAGGCATGCCGCGCGAGCAAGAAGAAATCATGGTCTCGCGCGATCTACTGCTAGCCAAGCTCACGGGCGGACACATCCACATCGCGCACGTTAGCTCCGAGTGGTCGCTAAAGCTCATTGCGCAGGCTCGCGCGGCCGGCATAAACGTGACCTGCGAGGCGACTCCGCACCATTTTACCTACACCGAGGACGAGTTGCTAGGATATGATACGAACTTTAAAATGTCGCCGCCGCTTCGCACCAGATCAGACGTGGACGCGATCAGAGAGGGGCTAAAAAGCGGCCTAATCGACGTCATCGTCACCGACCACGCCCCGCACCACAACGACGAGAAATTTTTAGAATTCGACAAGGCGCCTTTCGGTATCCTTGGCCTGCAAACCCTCGTGCCTATGACGCTAGATCTAGTAAGAGACGGCGTGATAGACTACGAGAAAATGGCGGCTCTGACGTCTTATAACGCGGCTAAAATTTTAAAACTAAAAGACAAAGGCGTGATCGCGGAAGGCTACCTCGCCGACATCGCGATAATCGATCCGAATTTCGAGTATCTCTACGACAAAAACCTAAATAAATCAAAATCCCAAAACTCTCCGCTGCTAGGCAAGATGCTAAAAGGCGCGGCGGTAATTACGATAAAAAGCGGAAAAACGGTGTTTGAGTTTCCAAACGTCGTGGCGTGATCCGATCAAATTTGGCGTAAATTTAAAATTTGACTTTGCGGCGGTTAAGGCTGCCGTATGGTCAAATTTAGTAACGACTAAAATAAAATTTGAAACCATAAGGCGAGTATCGCAAAATAAACTCGCGACCAAACCCGTCAAAAATACAAAGCAGCGGTTTCTTAAAAACATTTTTATCGCTTATGTCGTCGCCTCTTTCGGGTTTTTTATCATCCCCGAGGATATATTATCTAGTTGCAAAATTTACCGCGGTTTTGTAACGGCTGTGAAACACATCTTTCCAAATATCCAAATTTTTAGCGACATAAGCCCGTTTAAGCAAGAGATATAATTTTACAAGGTGGAACTCGTACCAAGATAACCTTTGATGCAAAATTTGAAATATTTGCCGTCATAACGGTTTTTCAACTTTTTTTCTCTTTACTTGGACTGTTTTTATCGGTCGTCTTGTTGCGAGATTTATTTTTTAAGATTTTCTATCTGGAAAAAGAGAGTAAATAAAAATAGTTTAAAATTTGCAGTTTTGATGTCGGCAAATTGGAAAATGCAGGCCGCGCCGCGCGTTTTGATTATGAGAAAATCGGCCTAGATTTATCAAGCCAATTTTTTGCAAAAGCTAAATTTGACGGTAACTTTACCAAAGCCGAATTTGACCCGCAATTTGGCCGTGCGCTTTTATTCAAATTTTACGCCTCGCTCGCTCAATCCGCCTATTTTGACGCCTTGCCGGCTCGCTAAAGCTATCCTTTTAGCGGCTAAATTTAGCCTCCAAGTCTAAATTTGTCAAATTTATCGCCCGACTAAGCCGTAAAATTACGCTTACGCACTTTTGTCCGCTCAAATTTGCAATCGCCGCCGAGCCGAATTTAAAAACCGACTTGCTTAAATTTAATCCAAAGCTGGTTTGCAAAATTTATCAAATTTAAAAGCTAAACGGAGTAAATTTACGCCGCTGCAAGCCGCTCCGATCGGCCAAACCGCCAAGCCTCAATAAAAGCGACACGATTCGCTCCAAAAACAGCATGAATTAAACCCGTGCCACCCTCTAAGCCTCCCCAAAACAACCCGAGCAAATCCACGCCGCCGCGGCGGCTCAATCAATGATTAAAAAACCGATCAAGCCGAGTGCAAGCGACGCAAATTCGTCAAATTCGGTTCAAATTTATCCTCACGCGTCCTTGCCGTTTATCGCGTACGCCGAGCGCAAAAATACGTCAGTGCCCGATAGTAGCGCGCTCTCGTCAAAGTCAAACGCGCCGTTGTGATGCCCTGCGGCTAGCTTGGTACCGATCATCAGATAGCCGCTCTTGCCGCCTGCTTTTTGCACGGCGTGCATAAAATGCGCGAAGTCCTCGCAAGCGCCGAAATTTAGATCCCGCACGATGAGCTCGTCCTTGATAAAAGGCGACTGGCGCGCGGCGCGCTCGTAGATATCGGTAATCTCCTTGCTGCTATCGCCTCCGCTCGTGCCGCCGGTTAGCTTCACGTCGTACTGCACGCCGTACATCTGCGCGACGCCTGCGACGATATCCATACATTTTTGAAACATAAATTCATTTAGCTCGGTCGTTTCGCCGCGCGTTTCGCAGGCGATGTAGCCGTTTGGCGCGATGACGTTTCGCCCCTCGCCCGCTCGCAAAACGCCCACGTTTATGCGCGTGACGCCGTCGGCATGGCGCGTGATACCGTGCATGGCTAGAGCCGCCTGAGCTGCGGCCAGCAGAGCGTTTGCGCCTTCTTGCGGAGCGCCCGCCGCGTGAGCCGATCTGCCCGTGAAATTTACGTCGAATTTCGACGTCGCAAGAAGCTTGTTCGTACCGCAGATGATGCCGCCGCTAGTCTTTGCTTGAAAGCCGATATGACCGCCCAGCAGGTAGTCCACGCCCTCTAGCACGCCCGCTTGCTCCATCGGCACAGCGCCTCTGGTGCCCTCTTCGGCGGTTTGAAATATAAATCTAAATTTGCCTTTAAAATCATCCAAATTTTGCGCGATGAGTTTAGCCATCGCAAGGCCGATCGTGATGTGACCGTCGTGCCCGCAGGCGTGAGTGATGCCGTCTATATCAGCTCTAAAGCCCTCTTTAAACGGTCTGTGCGTCTCATCCTTACTCTCGGTCACGTCCACGCCGTCGATGTCAAATCTAAACGCAAGCGTCTTGCCCGGCCTGCCCGTATCAAGCTCAGCTACCACGCCCGTTAGCCCATCCTCCATCACTGGTAAAAACTCGCGCTCGTCGGCGCTTAGCAGGCTTTTTGCACGTTCTAGATACTTCTCTTTATCTTTCTCGCTGCCAAGACCCGCTCTGGCTTCGGGTTTCATTATCTCGCGTCCCATTTTTAGGCTGTAGCCGAGCTTTTTTAGCTCGCTAGCGATCTTTGCCGTCGTAAAAAATGTGAAAAATCCGGTCTCGGGATGCGAGTGAAAAAACCGCCTATTTTTCACCATTTCGTCTTTTAGCGCTTCGACTTTTGCTGCCACCTCGTCCATTTTTGCTCCTTAAATTTGGAATTTTTATTATTTTTCTTAAAGATATATTATACATCAAGATTAATTTTAAAAGCTTAAATTTGAGCCGAATAATGATAAATTTAATGCTGATTTTTGCAAGCCGACTTGTTTGGCGTAAATTTGATTTTTGTCCGCGGGGGTATTTCAGTCGGTTTTTAAGCGGCGATTTGCATCAAAGCGGTACGGGTTTGGCGAGCTAGCCAGTAAAATTTGGGCGATAAATTTGAGTTCAAATTTAAAATGTCGTCAAATTTGAACTCAAATTTAGAAAACTAGACAAAAAGGCAAATTTGACTTCGGTCGCCGCGCGGACTGACTAGCCGCAAAACAAACTCCGCGCAAAAGCTCAAATTTGCCCTTCAAGCAGACTATTTTATGCTATTTTTTAGCTTCATTATCCGCTCGTAGGACTCCTCGATGCGCTCTTTTGGTATCTGCTTGGCACCCACTGCGTCCACGACTAGCTGCGTGACGAGCTCTGCGGTCCTGCGCCCGTCTATCTTGTAGTCGCTAAAAAGCATCACATCGCCGCCTGCGTTGATAAAGTTTATCACCTTTTCTTGCAGTGTAAAGTCCTTTAGCCCGCCCATGAGCATGTCGTCGCTGATGACTACGCCGTCAAATTTGAGTTCGCCGCGTAGCAAGCCGTCGATGAGCGCAGGCGAGAGCGAGGCTGGAAGCTCGGAGTCGCGCTGCATTAGGTAGATGTGGCCGACCATTATCATCTTAGCTTCGTTTTTGCGAACCGCGTCAAAATATGGCTTAAGCTCGGTATAGTCGAATTTTTCGATCACGACCTTGGCGGTGTGACTGTCGGCCTCGACGTTACCGTGTCCCGGGAAGTGCTTCATCGCAGCTATCACGCCGCGAGCTTGCGAGGCCTTCATAAACTCGCTCGCATACAGCGAAACCTCGTCTATATCGGCACTAAACGCCCTGCCGCGCGAGCCGATGATGGTGGATTTTGGATTTAGCACGTCGGCCACGGGAGCGAAATTTACGTTTACGCCGACGTCTTTGAGTTGCTGTGCCATCTTAGCGTAAAGCTCGCCCGCAGCGGCTAGATCGAGCGTTTTTGCCACTTTTTGCGCCGAGATAAAGGTCTCAAATCCGCTCTTATCCTTAAATCTCGTGATCTGCCCGCCCTCCTCGTCTATAGCGATAAAAATGCCTTTTTGCGCCTCTTTAAATGCGCTTGTTAGCGCCTTGAGGTTCTTTTTGTCCGAGATATTTTTACCAAGCAGCATCACGCCGCCAAAACGCTGATATTTGGCCTCCGAGACGGCTTCTTTGGCGGTTTTGGGATCAGAGCCGTTGAAGCTGACCATTATCATTTGAGCTATCATTTTGCGAAGCGTCGGTTTTTCTTGCGCTTGCACATCGGCAGCATTTAGCGCAGTCGGCAAACCCGCCAAAAATAGCGCCGAAAAAAGCGCTGCGATAAATTTTTTCATATTTTTCCTTTTTTTTGTTTTTGCGGATTTTACACTATTTTGGATAAATTTAAGAAAATTGAAACGGGATTTAGGTGCGGGAGGTGCTTTTTGCGATTGATCACTCGCAAATTTAGATCGGCATTTATAAAATATTTGATATAATTTTTGAAAATATTGTTTAAAATTTAGTCAAAAGGGCATATATGATAAATTTAAATATTAATTGCGCTATAAATATCCCGCCAAAAAACGATATCAAGCTAGATAAAAACGAGTATATTTTATGTGAATATAAGGAAAAACACATTAAAAATCTTTTTATTAAATTTATATTTGCCGTGGTTTGTATAGCTGTATTTATATATACGGTAATATCTAAAGACTTCGCCGATCAAAGCCTATTTCTAAAGGTTTGCGCTGCTATTTTTGTTATTTTTTGCATGTTA is a window from the Campylobacter massiliensis genome containing:
- a CDS encoding glycoside hydrolase family 3 protein — translated: MKKFIAALFSALFLAGLPTALNAADVQAQEKPTLRKMIAQMIMVSFNGSDPKTAKEAVSEAKYQRFGGVMLLGKNISDKKNLKALTSAFKEAQKGIFIAIDEEGGQITRFKDKSGFETFISAQKVAKTLDLAAAGELYAKMAQQLKDVGVNVNFAPVADVLNPKSTIIGSRGRAFSADIDEVSLYASEFMKASQARGVIAAMKHFPGHGNVEADSHTAKVVIEKFDYTELKPYFDAVRKNEAKMIMVGHIYLMQRDSELPASLSPALIDGLLRGELKFDGVVISDDMLMGGLKDFTLQEKVINFINAGGDVMLFSDYKIDGRRTAELVTQLVVDAVGAKQIPKERIEESYERIMKLKNSIK
- a CDS encoding class II 3-deoxy-7-phosphoheptulonate synthase, with product MWSRDSWRKFNILQQPSYPDEVLLKKAEDKLKTMPPLVFAGEARNLKQDLAKVCNGEAFLLQGGDCAESFSNFNAVNIRDMFKVMLQMAIVLTFAGRCPVVKVGRVAGQFAKPRSSDYEEQGSVKLPSYRGDIINGFEFNPDARVPDPNRMIEAYYQSASTMNLLRAFSRGGLADLHEVNRWNLGFIKKPELDAKYGELARQLSQTLAFMGACGINASNTPAISETKVYTSHEALLLPYEEALTREDSLTGDWYDCSAHMLWIGERTRGVNDAHVHFLSGVHNPLGVKIGPNATAQDVIALANALNPQNEAGRLNVIIRMGADKIGERLPKILREVKREGLNIVYSIDPMHGNTIKAANGYKTREFDKILAEVQSFFEIHRAEGTHAGGVHLEMTGQDVTECTGGSFKLNEDDLAHRYETQCDPRLNADQSLELAFLIAEFLKKI
- a CDS encoding NAD(P)-binding domain-containing protein; protein product: MSDVYDIIVIGGGPCGIATVVEARANGLKKVLLLEKGDNHSQTIRKFYKDNKRVDKEYKGQDSTIHGIVSFEDGTKESTLDYFDKLLDEEKIEAVFNSEVESVKKKDGLFFVHTAKGDYQAKNVMISIGKMGRPNKPDYKIPPSLNNVINFNLNSCSSGEKVLVVGGGNSAVEYAIELCQYNKTTLAYRKDKFSRVNDVNVTALWELEKANKLKVRLNHDITEIENESGRVRVHFSNGKIRVYDRVVYAIGGSTPVDFLQKCGVELDADKDPVVNEHYESSVGGLYIGGDIVLKNGGSIVLALNHAHKVVQDIKEK
- the rarD gene encoding EamA family transporter RarD, whose protein sequence is MKDKNQTKIGFIYGLSVFMIWGVFPIYFKQLSALSATEIVAHRILWSVLLLFLLLKFGRKLGAAKKILSNKKTAFWLFVTGLLIAANWWIYVYAVNIGKIVETSLGYFINPLVNMLLGVLILKEKLSRAGKFAVGIVFVAIGVQIYDAGGLPIISIILPITFGFYSLIRKRLSVPSLEGLFVETALIAPIALVALFFVAASGQNHFSFSWFGLLIALCGPATVVPLLLFNSAATRLNLGTIGYLQYISPSMQLLLAVFYYGEQVSALKALSFLLIWSALAVVSFSAIYSKKSKISV
- a CDS encoding dihydroorotase — translated: MKTLIKNGTIINHNGSQKANILIDGDKIALITADEPAADKVIDASGKLVMPGLIDMHVHFRDPGLEYKDDINTGSETAVAGGVTTCCPMANTNPVNDNAVVTRDMVAKARARGLIDLLPIGAITSKMDGKKCVEMGDMTQAGAVAFSDDGLPVASSDVMRYALEYSKHFGSFVINHSQDCSLCRGGHMNEGRVSAILGIKGMPREQEEIMVSRDLLLAKLTGGHIHIAHVSSEWSLKLIAQARAAGINVTCEATPHHFTYTEDELLGYDTNFKMSPPLRTRSDVDAIREGLKSGLIDVIVTDHAPHHNDEKFLEFDKAPFGILGLQTLVPMTLDLVRDGVIDYEKMAALTSYNAAKILKLKDKGVIAEGYLADIAIIDPNFEYLYDKNLNKSKSQNSPLLGKMLKGAAVITIKSGKTVFEFPNVVA
- a CDS encoding amidohydrolase, with amino-acid sequence MDEVAAKVEALKDEMVKNRRFFHSHPETGFFTFFTTAKIASELKKLGYSLKMGREIMKPEARAGLGSEKDKEKYLERAKSLLSADEREFLPVMEDGLTGVVAELDTGRPGKTLAFRFDIDGVDVTESKDETHRPFKEGFRADIDGITHACGHDGHITIGLAMAKLIAQNLDDFKGKFRFIFQTAEEGTRGAVPMEQAGVLEGVDYLLGGHIGFQAKTSGGIICGTNKLLATSKFDVNFTGRSAHAAGAPQEGANALLAAAQAALAMHGITRHADGVTRINVGVLRAGEGRNVIAPNGYIACETRGETTELNEFMFQKCMDIVAGVAQMYGVQYDVKLTGGTSGGDSSKEITDIYERAARQSPFIKDELIVRDLNFGACEDFAHFMHAVQKAGGKSGYLMIGTKLAAGHHNGAFDFDESALLSGTDVFLRSAYAINGKDA
- a CDS encoding coiled-coil domain-containing protein, which gives rise to MRALNLVLFFICGCLLTLGGYYLYFEFTKPSARPTELAVQIMNVEEVPKNESVGGTDETNSAIQSQALPQEKYARNLDANYTDAPILGDEDELKEQIRVLRAQNKLLYDDNVDLVGKNLEISNLLNDQQAELETRRKQAASANDKQRLSAIDELNEKLAKAQEENEKNKNLEQNLTSLRSEIKTLKAELEKKQSEFDKSSAKTQNESQNALKRLEAQNDELKNEATAAKAKFESELRTATEEAAKLKSENARLTNELGLKDTEIKRIASEYNAQALNAQNLTKSRIEALEKEQNADRKKISELEASLENANKKAESKAKLKSINSELNATNKELVAKLEREKKGFEKEVEKILAMHKTEFEKLKNQLEKERQDTERNVTELKGKIYELEDQISKKDSSLKSAEAKVVDLNESLNIQKELLADEIAASKKNIQNYKILNNKITTLVENNIKADKENKEQIDALNKLLTQKDAELATLKKQMQDGAKDLSDTKENLAKTSTQKNVAKGEVAQILTKNEELMSENENLKKIIQLNFKAEVPKKVVFIASVECSDMSAGSDRPTQVCKNKVSDFLQSYNSNYYFEITPIVSRGNFIATSKAAKVIPQDELEKINSYANFGIGKERAKVAGEMIKDEFGDFSRISYSNDIITSQDKQGFIIKVYR
- a CDS encoding aspartate carbamoyltransferase catalytic subunit, producing MSYTKKDLVTAANLTKDEIYHFLNLAKEFKALNNSETKKAKSLYGKTTVNAFFENSTRTRTSFEIAAKRLGADAINFTASSSSTKKGETLIDTIHNIVAMKTDIVVVRHYSSGAAKFIAENTDAHVVNAGDGLNEHPSQALLDLFTILENRGSLENLTVAIIGDIFHSRVARSNIYVLKTLGAKVKLFGPPMFLTGMEAFGCQICTDMREAVEDSDVIIMLRIQLERQDDEIAFPSVREYSKFFGLTANKMQYAKEGVMILHPGPINRGVEINSDVADDPRYSHVLNQVENGVAVRMAILDTLIKNKGAK